A window of Spirochaetota bacterium contains these coding sequences:
- a CDS encoding adenylate/guanylate cyclase domain-containing protein, translating to GIRLSAVLALISFVAVAATSVLLFTTNNYALKTVPILLNILLTFIAIMVYRALTEEKDKQFLKQTFSSYLAPELIDIMYESKQMPKLGGESRVNTAFFTDIQGFSTFSEKLTATQVVELLNEYLGSMTDILLAERGTLDKYIGDAIIGIFGAPMALPDHAFRACKVAIGMQANLGRLREKWAAEKADASEPNRNSKNLPTEEWEPGAKWPRIVWDMRVRVGINSGEMVTGNMGSTMRMNYTMMGDTVNLAARLEAGAKQFGVFTLVAEETLNMSWQDETGTHVVKDMVESRFIDRITVVGKSAPVEVYEVVALKGELTAEQQELFTLFAEGVKHYQNTEWDKALAIFKKTKDMELFPKNKFTPTKMYIERCEEFKVSPPVKPGEKWDGVFRMTQKH from the coding sequence CGGCATACGTCTCTCCGCTGTGTTGGCGCTGATCTCCTTCGTCGCCGTGGCAGCGACCTCGGTACTGCTCTTTACCACGAACAACTATGCATTGAAAACAGTGCCTATCCTTCTGAACATCCTCCTCACGTTCATCGCCATCATGGTGTATCGGGCGCTCACGGAAGAGAAGGACAAGCAGTTCCTCAAGCAGACGTTCTCAAGCTATCTCGCCCCCGAGCTCATCGACATCATGTACGAATCGAAACAGATGCCGAAACTCGGCGGTGAAAGCCGCGTGAACACCGCGTTCTTCACCGACATCCAGGGGTTCTCGACGTTCTCGGAAAAACTCACCGCCACGCAGGTGGTCGAGCTCCTCAACGAATACCTCGGCAGCATGACGGACATACTCCTCGCCGAACGCGGCACGCTCGATAAATACATCGGCGACGCCATCATCGGCATTTTCGGGGCACCCATGGCGCTCCCCGACCACGCCTTTCGCGCCTGCAAGGTCGCCATCGGCATGCAGGCGAATCTCGGGCGGCTGCGCGAGAAATGGGCCGCTGAGAAGGCGGATGCGTCGGAGCCCAACCGCAATTCGAAGAACTTGCCGACGGAAGAATGGGAGCCCGGCGCAAAGTGGCCGCGCATCGTCTGGGACATGCGCGTTCGCGTGGGCATCAATTCCGGAGAAATGGTCACCGGCAATATGGGTTCGACCATGCGCATGAATTACACGATGATGGGCGACACGGTCAACCTTGCGGCACGGCTCGAGGCCGGCGCCAAGCAGTTCGGCGTATTCACGCTCGTCGCTGAAGAGACGCTCAATATGTCATGGCAGGACGAAACGGGAACGCATGTCGTGAAAGACATGGTCGAATCGCGTTTCATCGACCGCATCACCGTCGTCGGCAAAAGCGCCCCGGTTGAAGTATACGAAGTCGTCGCGCTCAAGGGTGAATTGACGGCGGAGCAGCAGGAGCTCTTCACCCTGTTCGCGGAAGGCGTCAAGCACTACCAGAACACGGAATGGGACAAGGCACTTGCCATCTTCAAGAAAACGAAGGACATGGAGCTCTTCCCGAAGAATAAATTCACACCGACGAAGATGTACATCGAACGCTGCGAAGAATTCAAAGTGAGCCCGCCGGTGAAGCCGGGCGAGAAGTGGGACGGCGTTTTCCGTATGACGCAGAAACACTGA